In the Malus domestica chromosome 16, GDT2T_hap1 genome, one interval contains:
- the LOC103433125 gene encoding U2 small nuclear ribonucleoprotein A'-like, translated as MVRLTADLVWKSPHFFNALKERELDLRGNKIAVIENLGATEDQFDTIDLSDNEIVKLENMPYLNRLGTLIINNNRITRINPNIGEFLPKLHTLVLTNNRLVNLVEIDPLASLPKLQYLSLLDNNITKKPNYRLYLIHKLKSLRVLDFKKVKNKERLEAQTLFSSKEVEEETRKVSPQKFVPAEVPEVSQEQQAPKVVAPTPEQIMKIKAAIVNSSTLEEVARLEKALKSGQLPADLEIFDDDAEPNSVEEKDDKMDTNTENEASTEPKDVEEQKNDEAELMEQE; from the exons atggtgagGCTGACTGCCGACTTGGTATGGAAGAGCCCTCACTTCTTCAATGCTCTTAAGGAGAGAGAGTTGGATCTCCGAG GTAATAAGATTGCTGTAATTGAAAACTTGGGAGCGACAGAG GACCAATTTGACACCATTGATTTGTCTGACAATGAAATCGTCAAGCTCGAAAACATGCCCTATCTTAATCGTTTGGGTACTTTGATTATTAATAACAACCGAATCACCCGTATCAATCCCAACATTGGAG AGTTCTTGCCGAAGTTACACACCTTGGTGCTTACCAACAACAGGCTAGTCAACCTGGTAGAGATCGACCCTCTCGCATCCCTCCCAAAGTTGCAGTACCTTAGCCTTTTGGATAACAACATCACCAAGAAGCCCAACTATAGGCTGTACTTGATTCATAAGTTAAAATCGCTTCGGGTTCTTGATTTTAAGAAGGTGAAAAACAAG GAGAGACTGGAAGCACAAACTTTGTTTTCATCTAAAGAGGTTGAAGAAGAGACTAGAAAGGTATCTCCCCAAAAATTCGTGCCTGCAGAGGTTCCAGAAGTTTCCCAGGAACAACAGGCTCCAAAAGTTGTTGCCCCCACTCCTGAACAAATTATGAAAATCAAG GCTGCCATAGTGAATTCCTCGACTCTTGAAGAGGTTGCTAGACTTGAAAAG GCACTGAAGTCGGGTCAGCTTCCTGCAGATTTGGAAATTTTTGATGATGATGCTGAGCCCAATAGTGTTGAAGAAAAGGATGATAAAATGGACACAAATACTGAAAATGAGGCTAGTACTGAACCAAAAGATGTGGAGGAGCAGAAGAACGATGAAGCTGAACTGATGGAACAG GAGTAG
- the LOC103433126 gene encoding DNA repair RAD52-like protein 2, chloroplastic: MALQTSTCSNVLLPISAPVPCRVDSIRLRTRVVGAGIWGRRRTGGGGGVCMIACKSSSGGDVPNSNYVVPLDKSFSYSNSSLITRPLTEILRDLNKRIPDNIIQTAAESPSSTFIPWYHANRMLSFYAAGWCGEVRDVIFSDNGSVTVVYRVTVRGSDGEAHRESSGTVAPSDDIVDPVAAAEQLAFCRACARFGLGLYLFHED; encoded by the exons ATGGCTTTGCAGACCAGTACCTGCAGCAATGTTCTGCTCCCGATATCCGCCCCGGTTCCGTGTCGGGTCGATTCCATCCGGCTCCGAACTCGAGTGGTCGGAGCTGGAATCTGGGGTCGGAGGAGAACGGGAGGGGGAGGAGGAGTTTGTATGATCGCATGCAAGAGCAGCAGCGGTGGCGATGTGCCCAATTCGAATTATGTGGTGCCCCTAGACAAATCGTTTTCGTATTCCAACTCGTCCCTCATCACTCGCCCTCTCACTGAAATCCTCAGAGACCTCAACAAGCGAATCCCTGATAACATCATCCAGACGGCAGCTGAAAGTCCCTCCTCCACCTTCATCCCCTg GTACCATGCCAACCGGATGTTGAGCTTCTACGCTGCTG GATGGTGTGGAGAAGTCCGTGATGTTATATTTTCTGACAATGGAAGCGTGACTGTGGTATACCGTGTCACTGTACGTGGATCTGATGGAGAG GCACACCGTGAATCAAGTGGAACAGTAGCACCCAGTGACGATATTGTCGATCCAGTTGCTGCAGCTGAGCAACTTGCTTTCTGCAGAGCGTGTGCTCGGTTTGGCCTTGGCCTGTATCTGTTTCATGAAGATTAG